A region from the Kineothrix sp. IPX-CK genome encodes:
- a CDS encoding helix-turn-helix domain-containing protein: protein MQNCAIELVSVEQAAEELNISPAKLRSWMRHRLIHIGIADRKEDAENWNYTIFRPHLEKFKNGEVI, encoded by the coding sequence ATGCAAAATTGTGCGATTGAGCTTGTGTCAGTAGAGCAAGCCGCAGAAGAACTAAATATATCTCCTGCAAAACTGCGAAGTTGGATGCGCCACAGATTGATACATATTGGCATTGCGGACAGAAAGGAAGATGCCGAGAACTGGAACTACACAATATTTAGACCTCACCTTGAGAAGTTCAAAAACGGGGAGGTAATATGA
- a CDS encoding helix-turn-helix transcriptional regulator, with protein MYKKYAALRDKAEVTDYEVSKKTGIPTSTLTNWKYGRYTPKLDKIFKLANYFNVSVDFFLEPEKQSKKGCE; from the coding sequence TTGTATAAAAAATACGCTGCTTTAAGAGATAAAGCAGAGGTTACCGACTACGAAGTGTCCAAGAAAACGGGTATACCGACATCCACTTTAACTAACTGGAAATATGGAAGGTATACTCCCAAGTTAGACAAAATTTTTAAATTAGCAAATTATTTTAATGTCTCCGTTGATTTTTTTTTAGAACCCGAAAAACAGAGCAAGAAAGGATGTGAATAA
- a CDS encoding helix-turn-helix transcriptional regulator codes for MYRIFEELCTKNNVTPYKVCKETGLTTSTISNWKAGRYVPKQDKMQKIADYFGVSLEYLTTGTDGGDDANNKSKLRDARDIAADINGLLNKLGNKGDGPALYNGNPLTDESAELLRENLKISLRQLMLINKENNENGK; via the coding sequence ATGTATCGTATTTTCGAGGAATTATGTACAAAGAACAATGTTACACCTTACAAAGTATGCAAAGAAACCGGGCTAACCACTTCCACTATTAGCAATTGGAAAGCCGGAAGATATGTGCCGAAGCAAGATAAAATGCAGAAGATTGCAGATTATTTTGGGGTATCTCTTGAATATCTAACTACAGGAACGGATGGAGGGGATGATGCAAATAACAAGTCGAAGCTGAGAGATGCGCGAGATATAGCTGCTGACATTAACGGGCTTCTCAATAAGTTGGGAAACAAAGGGGATGGACCTGCTCTTTATAACGGGAATCCCTTGACAGATGAGTCGGCGGAACTCCTGAGAGAAAATTTAAAAATCTCTCTTCGGCAGTTGATGTTAATCAATAAAGAGAATAACGAAAATGGCAAGTGA
- a CDS encoding zinc ribbon domain-containing protein: MSLIKCSECGKDVSDLAKSCPNCGAPIFKYVSSAESNFTEDHPSYSVEDGKNNTVVMRKKHSTLSIVAFALSFLGYFSVIGLIVAIVDLVKKNVTKKHGFSIAAIVISIIVLFMISLSSEDSTNSKTGNEKAATEVSREIESNVVENESPSDSSAEEVTYNTEPVMDENLGKKETDIDENEDIPQISKEDFIASCQEIPYKTLARNPEDYIGQPIVLTVKITQILQGGWLDDGQYYRVYTNDEYDIWMGDEYFMYDTRIDDGMKILQDDIIKVYAEFAGVETVTRALTNTNEEVPAFKAMYIELVSE, encoded by the coding sequence ATGTCATTAATCAAATGCAGCGAATGCGGGAAGGATGTATCTGATTTGGCGAAATCTTGTCCAAATTGTGGCGCGCCAATATTTAAGTATGTGAGCAGTGCAGAAAGTAATTTCACGGAGGATCACCCGAGTTACAGCGTGGAAGATGGTAAGAACAATACAGTGGTAATGAGAAAAAAACATTCCACATTGAGCATTGTGGCATTTGCACTATCATTCTTGGGTTATTTTTCTGTTATAGGATTGATTGTTGCAATTGTAGACTTAGTGAAGAAGAATGTTACTAAAAAGCATGGATTCTCAATCGCGGCCATCGTCATATCTATTATTGTTTTATTTATGATATCACTTAGTTCCGAAGATTCGACTAACTCCAAAACAGGGAATGAAAAAGCTGCTACGGAAGTGAGTAGAGAGATCGAATCTAACGTTGTAGAAAATGAATCTCCGTCCGATTCGTCTGCGGAAGAAGTTACATATAACACAGAGCCTGTGATGGATGAAAATTTGGGGAAAAAGGAAACGGACATAGATGAAAATGAGGACATTCCCCAGATTTCGAAGGAAGATTTCATTGCATCTTGCCAAGAGATACCATATAAGACTTTGGCGCGTAATCCGGAGGACTATATCGGGCAACCCATTGTATTGACTGTTAAAATCACACAAATTCTGCAAGGCGGATGGTTAGACGACGGGCAGTATTACAGAGTATATACCAATGACGAGTATGACATTTGGATGGGCGATGAATATTTTATGTATGACACAAGAATAGACGATGGTATGAAAATCCTGCAGGATGATATTATTAAGGTATACGCCGAATTTGCAGGGGTTGAAACGGTTACAAGGGCACTGACTAATACTAACGAAGAAGTGCCGGCGTTTAAAGCAATGTACATAGAATTGGTTTCTGAATAA
- a CDS encoding site-specific integrase: MRNPPGYGTIVDLGKNRRRPIAVRVPNGKKFNKEGVEINDYKYLDYFPRTPEGKTAAIDLLAKYNSGVNVRTMPNISYCPTFKELFELWLDRHTENLRKKKGGVSDQLVTSYKSAFKKCKPIHGKRIDKIQFQDIQDIADDIAEMSYSTVLNVKIILNFTFDLARKQKYITENFVSDIEFIYKTNDESKHSMFSRKEVDMLWNNKDDFNVRIILIMIYTGFRIEELLSQLTDKVYIADRYMIGGIKTKAGKDRIIPISRKIMPFIEEIYDKGNIYLLQRQDNRYWRNSFLIEIWNPAMEKLGMKHLPHDTKYTCASLLDRAGVNENCKKMILGHKRQDVTNGVYVQKDLLDLISAIDMI; this comes from the coding sequence ATGAGAAATCCACCAGGATACGGAACTATAGTTGATTTAGGAAAAAATAGGCGCAGGCCAATTGCGGTACGTGTTCCGAACGGAAAGAAATTTAATAAAGAGGGTGTGGAAATTAATGATTATAAGTATCTGGATTATTTTCCTCGTACGCCTGAAGGGAAAACGGCTGCAATTGATTTGTTAGCAAAGTATAACAGCGGCGTAAATGTGCGGACCATGCCAAACATATCATACTGCCCTACTTTCAAGGAACTATTTGAACTATGGCTCGACCGTCATACCGAGAACCTACGGAAAAAGAAAGGTGGAGTATCTGACCAGTTAGTCACATCCTATAAATCCGCCTTCAAAAAATGTAAGCCAATACACGGTAAACGCATAGATAAGATACAATTTCAAGATATCCAAGATATTGCGGACGATATAGCTGAGATGTCATATTCAACTGTTTTAAATGTGAAAATAATACTAAATTTTACGTTCGACTTGGCCAGAAAGCAAAAGTATATCACAGAAAACTTTGTCTCGGATATAGAATTTATATATAAGACTAATGATGAATCAAAACACTCTATGTTTTCCCGTAAAGAAGTTGATATGCTGTGGAACAATAAAGATGATTTTAATGTAAGAATAATACTGATTATGATATATACGGGATTTAGAATAGAAGAACTGCTCTCACAGCTTACGGACAAAGTATATATTGCTGATAGATACATGATTGGAGGGATAAAGACCAAGGCCGGAAAAGACCGCATTATTCCTATTTCAAGGAAAATAATGCCTTTTATTGAGGAAATATACGACAAAGGCAACATTTATCTTTTGCAGCGACAAGACAACCGATATTGGAGGAATAGCTTTTTAATCGAAATTTGGAATCCTGCAATGGAAAAACTGGGAATGAAACACCTGCCCCATGATACAAAATATACTTGCGCGTCTTTATTGGATAGAGCCGGCGTCAATGAAAATTGCAAAAAAATGATATTAGGGCATAAACGTCAAGATGTCACAAATGGAGTTTATGTGCAAAAGGATCTGCTTGATTTAATTAGTGCCATAGATATGATATAA
- a CDS encoding diacylglycerol/lipid kinase family protein, with the protein MYYVIVNPASKSGRGRQIWIELEEVFKEGEIPYKVVFSKGIGHVTQVVAKLTAPLADNPAADPIRLIILGGDGTMNEVLQGISDFDRVWLGYIPTGSSNDLARDLLLPRNPLDILSTIIEGKVVRTMDLGLLTYDNPPGELSRLHAQEVPDTRYFSVSSGIGFDAAVCEEALASRFKNILNKLGLGKLTYLVIALKQLIAARSVSCDIYLDDAKEPIHLNSFLFTAFMIHKYEGGGFKFCPTADSADGILDLCVVGNIPKPIILLALPTAFFGKHYMFSQIKHYSASKAKLTASMPLWVHTDGEVYAKSDSISISCISQKIKLMM; encoded by the coding sequence ATGTATTATGTGATTGTAAATCCTGCTTCGAAGTCCGGGCGGGGACGACAGATATGGATAGAACTGGAAGAGGTTTTCAAGGAAGGGGAAATACCGTATAAGGTTGTCTTTTCGAAAGGAATCGGGCACGTTACTCAGGTTGTTGCAAAGCTTACCGCTCCTCTTGCCGATAATCCTGCCGCAGATCCTATCAGGCTGATCATTCTTGGAGGCGACGGCACCATGAATGAAGTACTTCAGGGCATCAGTGATTTCGACCGCGTATGGCTGGGCTATATCCCCACCGGTTCCAGCAACGATTTGGCGAGAGATTTACTGCTTCCGAGGAATCCTCTGGATATTCTTTCTACTATTATAGAAGGGAAAGTTGTCCGCACCATGGATCTTGGACTGCTCACTTATGATAATCCGCCGGGAGAACTCTCCAGGCTTCACGCGCAGGAGGTACCGGATACCCGGTATTTTTCTGTAAGCAGCGGTATCGGCTTCGATGCTGCCGTATGTGAGGAAGCTCTGGCCTCCCGTTTTAAAAATATTTTAAACAAGCTTGGACTTGGAAAGCTCACTTACCTCGTTATCGCACTTAAGCAATTGATTGCCGCAAGGTCCGTCTCCTGCGATATCTATCTGGACGATGCGAAGGAACCCATTCACCTGAATAGTTTCTTGTTTACAGCATTCATGATCCACAAATATGAGGGCGGAGGCTTTAAGTTCTGCCCGACGGCTGATTCTGCCGATGGGATTTTGGATCTATGCGTAGTGGGAAATATCCCCAAGCCGATTATATTGCTGGCACTTCCTACCGCATTTTTCGGAAAACATTATATGTTTTCTCAAATAAAGCATTATTCGGCATCAAAGGCAAAGCTTACTGCCTCAATGCCGCTTTGGGTACATACCGACGGCGAAGTGTATGCGAAGTCCGACAGTATCTCTATTTCTTGCATTTCGCAGAAAATAAAATTAATGATGTGA
- a CDS encoding phosphatase PAP2 family protein, with the protein MKTFYEKYKHAIPVMIYAVIYMTWFLYLEESNKRNFRVIHVTLDDYIPFCEFFVIPYFLWFVYVSAVVIYFFFKNKEDYAKSCVFFIIGMTIFLIISTLFPNVHHLRPAVMPRENIFTHLTTYLYSTDTPTNLWPSIHVYNSLGAHFAVVKNPRLAGKKWVARGSLITCISIILSTMFLKQHSLFDVVTAFIMAAIMYGIVYKYDIVMVYKERAHARKKAAPQVN; encoded by the coding sequence ATGAAAACTTTTTATGAAAAATATAAGCATGCGATACCGGTCATGATTTATGCGGTAATTTATATGACCTGGTTTCTGTATTTGGAGGAAAGTAATAAGAGAAACTTCCGGGTCATCCATGTGACCTTGGATGATTATATTCCTTTTTGTGAATTTTTTGTCATTCCGTACTTTTTATGGTTCGTTTACGTATCTGCAGTAGTTATTTACTTTTTTTTCAAAAACAAAGAAGATTACGCCAAATCTTGCGTATTCTTCATTATCGGCATGACTATATTTCTTATTATTTCCACGCTGTTTCCCAACGTGCATCATTTACGCCCGGCGGTTATGCCAAGAGAAAATATTTTTACCCATTTGACAACTTACTTATACAGTACGGATACTCCTACCAACCTATGGCCCAGCATCCATGTATATAATTCACTGGGAGCGCATTTTGCCGTTGTAAAGAACCCCCGTCTGGCGGGTAAAAAGTGGGTGGCAAGAGGTTCGTTGATTACATGTATTTCCATTATCCTTTCCACCATGTTCCTCAAACAGCATTCTTTATTCGATGTGGTCACCGCCTTCATCATGGCCGCAATCATGTATGGCATCGTATACAAGTACGACATCGTCATGGTATACAAGGAAAGAGCTCATGCCCGTAAAAAAGCAGCACCGCAGGTCAACTAA
- a CDS encoding glycosyltransferase family 2 protein: MKLLTIAIPCYNSEGYMRKCVESLLTGGEDVEIIIVDDGSKDGTAVIADEYAEKYPSIVRAVHKENGGHGSAVNTGIENATGLFFKVVDSDDWVKESDYMQVLDTLRNLAGGEKVLDMLISNFVYEKEGEKRNRVMRYHYALPRDEMFSWNDVRYFRKGQYILMHSVIFRTKLLKDCGLKLPEHTFYVDNLYVFEPLPFVKNMYYLDVNFYRYYIGREGQSVNETIMISRIDQQIKVNKIMVDYMAENKAKIKANRKMRKYMFNYLEIITTISSILLIRGGSEEHLTKKKELWDYIKQKDRMLYTRLRYGILGNSMNLPGKGGRKISVEGYRICQRFFKFN; this comes from the coding sequence ATGAAGTTATTAACAATTGCGATACCCTGTTATAACTCGGAAGGGTATATGAGAAAATGTGTAGAGTCTCTGCTTACAGGCGGAGAGGATGTGGAAATTATCATAGTGGATGACGGTTCTAAGGACGGTACCGCGGTAATTGCAGACGAATATGCAGAAAAATATCCGTCCATTGTACGTGCTGTGCATAAAGAAAACGGAGGACATGGCTCGGCGGTGAATACAGGAATAGAAAATGCCACCGGTTTGTTTTTCAAAGTGGTGGATAGCGACGACTGGGTAAAAGAAAGCGATTACATGCAGGTATTGGATACCCTGAGGAACTTGGCAGGGGGAGAAAAGGTACTGGATATGCTGATCAGCAACTTCGTCTATGAAAAAGAAGGCGAGAAAAGGAATAGGGTCATGCGTTATCACTATGCCCTGCCTCGGGACGAAATGTTCTCATGGAATGATGTAAGATATTTCCGTAAGGGACAATACATCCTTATGCACTCCGTTATCTTTCGGACGAAACTTTTGAAGGATTGCGGACTGAAGCTGCCGGAGCACACTTTTTACGTGGACAACCTATATGTGTTCGAGCCTCTTCCTTTTGTAAAAAATATGTATTATCTCGATGTGAATTTTTACCGCTACTACATCGGGCGGGAGGGCCAGTCGGTAAATGAAACTATCATGATTTCCAGAATCGACCAGCAAATCAAGGTGAATAAAATCATGGTGGATTATATGGCGGAGAATAAGGCTAAAATAAAAGCGAACCGCAAAATGCGCAAATATATGTTTAACTATTTGGAAATCATAACGACGATTTCCTCAATACTCCTTATCCGTGGAGGAAGCGAGGAACATCTTACGAAAAAGAAGGAGCTCTGGGATTATATCAAGCAGAAGGATAGAATGCTTTATACAAGGCTTAGATACGGCATTCTCGGAAACTCTATGAATCTTCCCGGAAAGGGCGGCAGAAAGATTTCTGTAGAAGGTTACCGTATTTGCCAGCGCTTTTTCAAATTCAATTAA
- the mutY gene encoding A/G-specific adenine glycosylase — translation MKYRNITEGEFLDRPNRFIAYVEINGKREKVHVKNTGRCRELLVHRATVYLEKSDNEERSTAYDLVAVKKGARMINMDSAAPNKAVHEWLLKKELFPGLKNVYPEKVYKNSRFDFYIETEEENIFLEVKGVTLERDNAVYFPDAPSERAVKHVEELAEAVEEGYSAYIILVIQMRAVDFFAPNVETHPAFAQALLKAREAGVKILAYDCVVTPDSMEIDNPVPVVLNELDLIARPLLSWYDSGRRILPWREHPAPYYVWLSEIMLQQTRVEAVKPYFDRFISQVPDIESLACLEEERLVKLWEGLGYYNRVRNLQRAAKIIMEEYEGVMPSGHEELMALPGIGSYTAGAIASIAYGKVVPAVDGNVLRVLSRLRMDGEDILSQRTKSRVEKELSAVIPGDRPGDFNQALMELGATVCLPNGVPKCMECPWKIFCKAHLQDRISEFPKKKTKKERAIEEKTVLVIKAEDRAAFEKRPEKGLLAGMYGFPMLEGHCSEEEVLYFLRTKGLRVIRIQSIGEAKHIFSHKEWHMKGYAVKIDELDAPNDGVAKAGWIFADKDEARERYPIPAAYASYAKYLDIKLGI, via the coding sequence ATGAAATATAGGAACATTACGGAGGGTGAATTTCTGGATCGTCCGAACCGTTTTATTGCCTATGTGGAAATAAACGGAAAAAGGGAAAAGGTCCATGTGAAAAATACAGGAAGATGCAGGGAGCTTTTGGTTCACCGTGCTACGGTGTATCTGGAGAAGAGTGACAATGAGGAACGCTCCACTGCCTATGATCTTGTAGCGGTAAAAAAAGGCGCGCGCATGATAAATATGGATTCGGCTGCTCCCAATAAAGCGGTGCACGAATGGCTTCTTAAGAAGGAGCTTTTCCCGGGATTAAAAAATGTATATCCGGAAAAGGTCTACAAAAATTCACGATTCGATTTTTATATAGAGACGGAGGAGGAAAATATCTTCCTCGAGGTAAAGGGTGTAACGCTGGAGCGGGATAATGCTGTGTATTTTCCCGATGCTCCGTCGGAGCGTGCCGTGAAGCATGTGGAAGAGCTGGCGGAGGCGGTAGAGGAAGGATATAGTGCGTATATTATATTAGTAATCCAGATGAGGGCGGTAGATTTTTTTGCACCTAATGTGGAAACTCATCCGGCCTTTGCGCAGGCGCTTTTGAAGGCGCGGGAGGCGGGAGTGAAGATCCTGGCTTACGACTGTGTTGTAACACCGGACAGCATGGAAATCGATAATCCGGTGCCGGTAGTATTGAACGAGCTGGACTTGATCGCGAGGCCGCTGCTTTCATGGTATGACAGCGGCAGGAGAATACTTCCATGGAGAGAACATCCTGCCCCTTATTATGTCTGGCTTTCCGAAATTATGCTGCAGCAGACGCGGGTAGAGGCAGTGAAGCCGTATTTTGACAGATTCATCAGTCAGGTACCCGATATAGAAAGCCTCGCCTGTTTGGAAGAAGAACGTCTGGTAAAGCTGTGGGAAGGATTAGGTTATTATAACAGGGTCCGTAATCTTCAGCGTGCTGCAAAAATAATTATGGAGGAGTACGAAGGCGTCATGCCCTCCGGGCATGAGGAACTTATGGCCCTTCCGGGAATCGGGAGCTATACGGCGGGGGCGATAGCCTCCATCGCCTATGGGAAAGTGGTGCCTGCGGTAGACGGCAACGTGTTGCGGGTGCTTTCCAGACTGCGTATGGACGGAGAGGATATCCTTTCCCAGAGGACGAAGAGCAGAGTGGAAAAGGAGTTGAGTGCCGTGATTCCGGGGGACAGGCCGGGCGACTTCAATCAGGCACTGATGGAGCTTGGTGCTACGGTGTGCCTGCCAAACGGTGTGCCGAAGTGTATGGAGTGCCCATGGAAGATATTTTGCAAGGCACATTTGCAGGATAGAATCTCTGAATTTCCGAAAAAGAAGACCAAGAAGGAAAGGGCTATAGAAGAAAAAACAGTGCTCGTCATTAAGGCGGAGGATAGGGCCGCTTTTGAAAAAAGACCGGAGAAGGGGCTGTTAGCGGGAATGTATGGTTTCCCTATGCTGGAGGGGCACTGCTCGGAGGAAGAGGTGCTTTACTTTCTAAGGACAAAGGGGCTGAGAGTTATTCGTATCCAGAGCATTGGAGAAGCGAAGCATATTTTTTCCCATAAGGAATGGCATATGAAAGGTTATGCGGTTAAAATTGACGAGCTGGACGCGCCGAATGATGGTGTGGCAAAAGCCGGCTGGATATTTGCCGATAAGGATGAGGCAAGAGAACGTTATCCGATTCCTGCGGCCTATGCGTCTTATGCCAAATATTTGGATATTAAGCTGGGAATATGA
- a CDS encoding DUF1653 domain-containing protein, protein MQHIPQPHEIYRHFKGNTYQIITIAEHSETGEMFVIYQAMYGNYKTYARPMDIFLEKLDKEKYPQATQEYRFELAAMTQAFGEPANAPVKDPANGQEKVPAMEAKKELVIESVTVPISEQEEQILDIDPQVLKFLEADSYEERLNILTGIHHRITDDMINVMAIATDIEVKSGDIEERFLELRNCLLKLEKFECNRLR, encoded by the coding sequence ATGCAGCATATACCGCAGCCACATGAGATTTACAGGCATTTCAAGGGAAATACCTATCAAATCATTACAATAGCGGAGCACTCGGAAACGGGAGAAATGTTTGTCATATATCAGGCTATGTACGGAAATTACAAGACTTATGCAAGACCTATGGATATATTTCTGGAGAAGCTGGATAAGGAAAAATATCCTCAAGCGACACAGGAATATAGATTCGAGTTGGCAGCGATGACTCAGGCTTTCGGAGAACCTGCCAATGCACCGGTAAAAGATCCAGCAAACGGACAAGAAAAAGTACCGGCAATGGAAGCGAAAAAAGAATTAGTGATAGAATCGGTAACAGTACCGATAAGCGAACAAGAAGAACAAATTTTAGATATTGACCCTCAGGTACTTAAGTTTCTCGAGGCGGACTCTTATGAGGAGAGGCTGAATATACTTACTGGTATTCATCACCGTATTACTGACGATATGATAAATGTTATGGCAATAGCTACTGATATAGAAGTAAAGTCCGGGGATATAGAGGAAAGATTCCTGGAGCTTAGAAATTGTCTCCTTAAGCTTGAGAAATTTGAATGCAACAGATTGCGCTGA
- a CDS encoding GatB/YqeY domain-containing protein codes for MSKIEEIRTEMVTAMKNKDKDRKETLSMLLGALKNKAIDKREDLTEAEEYEVIKKEIKQTKETMELAPENRVDIKEQCKKRLEVLGEFAPDEMSEEAIRGVIREVLGDLGIESPSAKDKGRVMKELMPKVKGKADGALVNKIVAELLG; via the coding sequence ATGAGTAAGATTGAGGAAATCAGGACGGAAATGGTGACGGCTATGAAGAATAAGGATAAGGATAGAAAAGAAACCTTGTCTATGCTGCTTGGAGCGCTTAAGAATAAGGCGATTGATAAGCGGGAGGATTTGACGGAGGCCGAGGAGTATGAGGTAATTAAGAAAGAGATCAAACAGACGAAGGAGACGATGGAGCTTGCTCCGGAGAACAGGGTAGATATTAAGGAACAGTGTAAAAAGCGGCTGGAGGTACTTGGTGAGTTTGCGCCGGATGAGATGAGCGAGGAAGCGATCCGGGGAGTGATAAGGGAAGTGCTGGGTGATTTGGGAATTGAAAGTCCGTCTGCGAAGGATAAAGGCCGGGTGATGAAGGAATTGATGCCGAAGGTGAAGGGGAAAGCGGATGGTGCTTTGGTGAATAAGATCGTTGCAGAGCTTTTGGGTTAA
- the holA gene encoding DNA polymerase III subunit delta: MQRINEDIKTGQLKNIYLLYGEEAYLRKQYRDRLKSALTDEEDTMNYNYFEGKDVSSGAVIDLAETMPFFADRRVIIIENSGLFKQGGETLAEYLNEPSATSYFVFVETEADKRSRLFKTVSAKGTAVEFPVQSEETLQKWVLGMIKKEDKKISASSLRHFMEKTGTDMENIRKELEKLMCYCMEKDTVTEQDIEDICTHRVSNHIFDMVNAIADKKQKAALNLYYDLLALKEPPMRILFLIARQYNMLLQVKELKTKGYDNKRIGEKVGLLPFIAGKYAVQASKFSGGDLKSALEACVEAEESVKTGRMNDVMSVELLIVKYSG, translated from the coding sequence ATGCAGCGTATCAACGAGGATATCAAGACGGGACAATTGAAAAATATATATCTTTTATACGGAGAAGAGGCATACCTTCGCAAGCAGTATCGCGATAGGCTTAAAAGCGCGCTCACGGATGAGGAAGATACAATGAATTATAATTATTTTGAAGGAAAGGATGTATCTTCCGGCGCAGTAATCGATTTGGCGGAAACCATGCCTTTTTTCGCGGACCGTCGCGTGATTATCATCGAGAATAGCGGACTTTTCAAGCAGGGAGGCGAAACTCTGGCAGAATATTTGAACGAGCCCTCTGCGACGTCTTACTTCGTTTTTGTGGAGACGGAAGCGGATAAGAGGAGCAGACTCTTTAAAACGGTATCTGCGAAAGGAACTGCTGTGGAATTCCCTGTTCAGAGCGAGGAGACGCTTCAGAAATGGGTTCTTGGCATGATAAAGAAAGAGGATAAGAAGATATCTGCTTCATCTCTCCGTCATTTTATGGAAAAGACAGGAACGGATATGGAGAATATCCGCAAGGAGTTAGAAAAGCTGATGTGTTACTGCATGGAAAAGGATACGGTGACAGAGCAGGATATCGAGGACATATGTACTCACAGGGTGAGCAACCATATTTTTGATATGGTGAATGCCATTGCGGATAAAAAGCAGAAAGCGGCCCTGAATCTGTATTATGATTTGCTGGCGTTAAAGGAGCCGCCGATGCGCATTCTCTTTTTGATTGCAAGGCAGTATAATATGCTTCTTCAGGTGAAAGAACTAAAAACAAAGGGCTATGATAATAAAAGGATCGGGGAAAAGGTTGGACTTCTGCCTTTTATCGCGGGAAAGTATGCTGTTCAGGCTTCCAAATTCAGCGGCGGGGATTTGAAGAGTGCGCTGGAGGCTTGTGTGGAGGCAGAGGAATCGGTAAAGACAGGGAGAATGAATGATGTGATGAGTGTGGAGCTGCTGATTGTGAAGTATAGTGGGTAG